The Sulfurospirillum deleyianum DSM 6946 nucleotide sequence GCTCTGCTAAAAGCCTTCCAAATTGGAGCTCTTCCTATACACATTGACTGGATTCAACAAGGACCATGGGCTAGTCCAGATGAAAGAGGTTTTGGTGTCGCACCACTGCTCACACAACAAGGACTATTTAATCTTGGTATCGCTGTAGATGTACGAAACGGTAAGCGTTTTATGAACGAAATGGCGGATAGAAAAACCAGAGCGGATGCTGAGTATGTTATCCTAAGAGAAGCACCCAAAATGTATCCTGTTAACTTTGGTACCTATAATACCTTTGGTGAGCAAATCTATCCTCAAGTCGAAAAAGGACTCCAATCTGGCGTTATGAAAAAATTTGACACCCTTGATGCTTTGGCGGCGAACTACAAAATTCCAGCCGATGCGCTCAAAGCAACGGTGAAAAAATACAACGAAGATGCTCTAGCAGGTAAAGAGGATGAATTTAAAAAACAAACGCTTAAAAACCTTAAAGCAGCACCGATTGATATGAAAGGACCTTTTTATGCGATTCGTTTGATGCCAAAACCTCACCATACCATGGGTGGCTTAAAAATTGACACTAAAGCACGTGTAATTTCAGGAAATACAGGTAAACCAATCCTCGGACTTTTCGCAGCCGGAGAGGTAACAGGTGGAACTCATGGCGCAAGCCGATTGGGTACAGTTGCGGTAACCGATTGTTTAACCTTTGGCTTAATTGCTGGAGAGACCATTTAACCTCTCATTGTTAACTTTTTACTTCTAGAGGAAGCTTTACATGTAAAGCTTCCTCTCCCGCTATTTAAGCCATTTGAAAGATTCTTATAAAATATTTCTTAATTTTTATATATAAATATTTTTTATCAAATTAAAAACTAAGCTCTTTTGAGCTAAAATCTATAAAGATATAGATACGCAAGATACCGAAAATAAGGACGTGCAATGAAAATTATCCTGCTTGAACCCGATGGTGAACTCGCAGATAAAATTGACACTTATCTGAACAGTTTACGTCTAAAAATGAGTGTCAAAAAACTCAAAAGTGAAGCAGATTTTCTCAATGAAAAATGTCTAGGAAACTACGCACTTTTTATTCTCAATCTCAAAGACCCGCTTAGCCCCAATACCTTGAAATTTATTCGTGATACTGGAGGCATTGCGCCCGTTTTATTAGTGCTAGAGCCCAATCCTCACCCTTCTTTATTTAAACCACTTTACTATTTGGGGTACGACAGTATCATTGTGAAAGATTTTTTACCTGAAGAGATTGCCTTTAGCATCTATAAATTGTGCGATATTTGGAATGACAACAACTTTTTCATTACCAAAGAGGTCTATTTTGACTTTCAAAATACAAAATTTGTCTATCATGAACATGATATTTTACTCGGTAAAAAAGAGGCACTTCTGCTCAAACACCTCTTTTTAAAATGCCCACATAGTGTCTCGTTTAATGAAATTTCATCGTACGTTTATCATGATGAAGTAGTGAGTGAAGAGCGTATGCGTTCTCTTGTGAGACAACTCAGAGGAAAAATTCCTTTTAATCTTATCGAAACCATTAAAGGTGAAGGCTATAAAATCGTTACACATCCTATCGCATAATCTTTACATGTAAACAATTCTAACTACTTTTTACAGAGTTCATCGAACCATTTTTCGTTCTCTTGGGAGCGGTTCGCTTTGGATTTTAGAAGGCTTTCTTTCATCGAGAGAAGCTCTGGTATTTCTAAAAAATCGAGCATAGAAAAAGAGGAAATAGGCGCATTTGGGTCAGATTCAACCAGCCCCTCAATCTCTTCTATAAGTACCTTTTTATCGATGTTCTCATGCATTTAAAACCTTTGGATTAACAATTTGTTACTTTTTTTATTGTACAATACCTCTCATTTCATGCAGATTAGATTCTGTAAAATCATAAGGAAAATGAATGAAAAAACAGATTTTATGGTTTGTTGCTTTGCTTTCTAGCACACTTTTTGCAGCAACAGACGCACAAATTGTTGAACACTTTAAATCAACAATTCAAGTTCCCAACATTACCATCGAAGTCATCTCCCGTAAAAAAGTAGAGAATATCGAAGGTATGGATTTTGTAACGCTTAACCTAAGCGATGGCACACGCTCTCAAAAATTGAGCATTTTTACCAAAGATGACCTCATCTTCCCTGATGTCATTAGCATTAAACAAGGTGGAAGCATCAAAGAGATGATGGAGATGGCAGAGCTTCAAAAAAATCTCTCAACGCTCTACAAAAAAGAGGATAAAAAGAACATCGTCTCTTTAGGCAATGACCCTAAGAAAGAGACATTGGTTGTCTTTACTGATCCTGAGTGTCCTTACTGCAGACAAGAATTGATGCAAATTGAGCAACGCCTCACTACCAATAACATCAAACTTATCTTCACCCCTGTGCACGCACGCAGTTCGTTGGAAAAATCGGTGCTGATTTATAGCGAAACCAACAAAGCAAAAAGTGACGCAGAGAAAATTGCTATTTTGAAAAAATACTTTGACGAAACCGTCAGCTATGAGCAGAAAATCAACGACCAAGAGATTGGACGTATTGAAGCGCTCAAACAAAAATACTTTGGTGCAGGCATCAAAGGCGTTCCTTTTATGGTACGTGAAAAAGAGCTGCTTAAGTAACCTTTTTTCCCATAGAGACACCTTTTATGGGTCTCTATGGAACCTTTTAAGTAAACGAGTGTACAATATTCCATCCTCATATTCCTAAGGATACACTTCCGCCATAAAGAGGTTCGTATGGTTTATGCTCCCCTTGTAGCCCTAATCGTCATCTTACTTTTCCTTCTCATAGTACTCGCCTTTCGTCTTCAAAAACTTCAGAACAATGCTCCTCATGAAAGAGGTGAACGCTCTACGGAAGAAGAGATTTTTTTTGCGATTGCATTGCCCATTGCTTTTAAAAAAGAACAACAATGGCACTACAACAAAGCCTTTAAAATAGCCTTTGGAGAACTTTTAAAACCTACGTTTGAAACCCTCGATACTCTGCCTCGCAATGGCACAACCCTTTTAGACTTAATGTACGACAATGCCATTCAAAAAGCAACACTGATTCATAGTTCTAACTTTTTTAACCGATACAACACAGAAATTTTTATCTGTGCCCTACACGATGTACACGCTTTACATACACGTAAAACACTGCTACTGAAACAAAAAGAGCAATGTGAACTTGCTTTAGAGAGTTGCGATGAAGCGCTGTGGGATTGGGATACCAAAAGCGATACCCTCTTTTACTCGACCAAATGGAAAAAAATTATGGGATATGAACCCCATGAAGAGATTGATACCCTCAATGCATGGCTTAATTTAGTCGATACCAAAGATATGGCAAGGGTCAATGAGGCCTTGCGTGCCCATTTAGATGGTAAAAGTACCTTTTTTTGCATTGAACACCGTGTGCGTAACAGCGAACCTCTGCGTTGGGTGATGGTCAGAGGAAAAGCCATCGTTGGCGCACACAACGAAGCCATTCGCATGATAGGAACCCTTCGTGATGTCACACATCAAAAAGCAGAAGAACTCAAAGAGAAAAAAACCTCGCTCCGCTTTAGCGGATTTATCGAAAATCTCCCCTTTTTAGGATTTATCAAAAACAGCCAAGGCGAGTACCTCTACCTCAATCCTGCCTTTCAAAAATTTATCGGTTTTAAAGCGTGGAAAAACAAAACAGACCCTTTTCTTTTTAATGAAGCAACCGCAGAAGCACTCGAAGAGATTGAACGATTGTGTCGTTATGAAGGGCTTTGCTCTCATACCATTTCACTGACAAACGAACACAACCATCCAACACCATTTACCCTCCACTGTTTTATGCAAGACGAATCAGAAGAGAGGCTTTTTTGCGGTATTTATATTAAACACGCTTCCTAAGATTTTGCATGATTAACAAACCATTCAAAGAAGTAGCGTATGATATACCCCATGTCTACTATCAAGGAATCCTCCATGCAACCTAATCTTTTAATGATTGAAGATGATACAGAGTTAGCTGAAATTCTAAGTAATTTTCTCAAACGTTACAACATCTACGTCACCAACTACGAAGATCCTTATCTTGGCATCAGTGCTTTAAATCTTAAAAAGTATGACCTCCTTATTCTTGATCTCTCCTTGCCAGGTATGGATGGGCTTGAAATCTGCAAAGAGATACGCTCAAAAAGTGATATTCCCATTATCATCTCTTCAGCACGCAGTGATTTGGAAGATAAAATAGTTGGACTCGAGTTGGGAGCGGATGATTATTTGCCCAAACCTTATGAGCCTAAAGAGCTGTATGCTCGGATTATGAGTGTGCTAAGGCGTTATAAAAAAAGCAACAATCCTCATGAAGAAACGCCTATGGCACTGCAACTTAAAGAAGAGAGTCATACCATTTTTTTTCAAGGCACACCCCTTACTCTCACCCCAGCAGAGTTCGATGTCCTCGCCCATCTGATTAAAAAGAATAATTGCGTCGTTTCTAGGGCTGAACTTTTAGGGAGTGCTCTTAGTCTCAATGAAGAGAATGAGAGTCGAAGCTTGGATGTGTTGATTAGCCGTATTCGCACCAAACTAGGGGAGAGTTCTAAAGAGCCTAAACTGATTCATTCTATACGAGGCATTGGGTATAGGTTACAAGCATGAAATGGTACCACTCCATTATCACTCGCATTTCACTTATTTTTGCGTTAGCGCTTTTAGGGATTGGTGCCATTTTTTTCTCCCTTTTTATGCACGAAAGAGAGAGTACCCTAAGACAAATGAACGATTATGCGCACATTGCTCTTCGCTCCGCCATGGATCCTCACACAAGACAATTAGACCAAAGTAAACTAGAAGAATTAGGCTTTTCAATCATCAACGATAAAGCCCTTATTGAAAAACTCCTCACACTTCCAAAACCCCCACGCCCTCTTCCCATGCGCCATATGGAAGAGAAGATGCGCTTTCGTATAGACGTCATTCCCTATGGCATACATATGTTTGCCATGTTACACAAAAAAGATATGCACCCTCTTGTTGTGCAACTCCCTTATCAAAAAGAGCTTTTTCCACGATTGCTCTTTCCCCTACTCACTTTTGCCTTTGTTATTTTTCTCTACATTGGTATTTTGCGAAGTATTATGCCCCTTAAAACCCTGCGGGAACAAATCAAACACTTTGCCAATGGCAATTATGACGTTACATGTAAAAGCCATAAAAAAGATGAAATTGCCACTCTTGCCAATGAATTTGACCTTGCAGTCAATAAAATAAAATCACTCAGGGATTCAAGGCAACTCTTTTTGCGCAACATCATGCATGAGTTAAAAACACCTATCACCAAAGGAAAACTTGCCTCTGAAATGATAGAAGATGCCACCTATGCAAAGATTTTACAAAATGTGTTTAAGCGTCAAGAAGCGCTTTTGGAGGAGTTTTCACGCATTGAAAAGTTAAGTGCAGATGAGCTAAAACTAGAAATCAAAGAGTATCACATCGAAGATGTCGTCGATTTTGCTTTAGATATTTTAGAGGACAAAAAAGAGCACATTACATGTAAGCTCTCACCCATTGAAATTTCTGTTGATTTTGAACTTTTTGGAGTTGCCTTAAAAAACCTGCTGGACAATGGCATAAACTACGCCAGTGATGGCAAAGTTTACCTTGAAAACGACCAAAACACCATCACCATCTCCAACCGTGCCCCTAAACTTGAGTTTGCGCTTGAGCGTTACGCTGAGCCTTACTTTTTAGAGGGTAAAAAACAAAAAAGCTCTCGAGGACTTGGATTTGGCTTGTTTATAACATGGCATGTCATTCGTTTGCATGGAATGAAATTAGCCTACACTCACAAAGAGGGAATGAACCACTTTACCATCTCACTTAAGAGCGTTTAATAGACATCTTTTAAATAGGTTATGCAAGATGTCTAATATACAAAAGACTTTGACACACACCCAAATGGTCATCAATCGCTTCTATCGTAAGTCCCGCACGCTCAATTAAGGCGATAAAATCCTTCGAGTGGTACATCTTGCTGTATCCATTTGCCATCGCCGTAAAATAAGGCGATGTGTTGATAATACAATACGCAGAGGTCTCAAAACGCTGTCTATCCCAAAATGGCTCCATAATACAAAGCCGTGTATTTTCATCCATCGCCTCTTTGGCTTTGCTCAAAATCATCACAATCATCTCTTCGCTAAAGCAGTCTAAAAACTGACTCATCCAGATAATATCAAAGCCTTTGGGAAAATGATGCTCAGAGGAGAGAACGTTGGCAGGAAGCAGAGATATGTGCTTCTCTAAGCCCTCTTTTTGGATGTTCACTTTTGCTAATGCGAGCTGTTCGGGCAAATCCATAATGCTGACATGTAACGCTTGATTGCTTTTGGCTAAGAGCATGGAAAATTTGCCCGTATTGCCACCCACATCCAAAATGCGTTTGGGCTTGAGGGCTAAGAGTTTTTGTACCGCTTCAGGAAAAGCGCTATCGGAGTAAAAGTGATCAAACCTAAACCAACTCTGCTGAGCATCTTCTGGCAAAGAGCTAAGGGCTGGGTAGATACTCTCCCATGAGCCAAATACTTTTAACCCCTCAGGTTTACCACTAAGAATGGCCTTATCCAACCAAAAAAGCCCCTGATAATTGACGTGGTGGTTGTAGTTCATATTCGCAATCGTCATGGGGTCATTGAGTAAAAAATAGCCCGTTTTTGTGATGAAATAGCGTTCATCTTCTTGCTTCACAATGTCCGCACTCAGCGCTGTCTCTAAAAGCGTGATAAGCCCATAACGACTTAATCCTGTCTCTTTTGCCAGCGCATCTACGCTCATTCCCTCTTTATGCTCATACAGTGCCTTTAAAACCCCCAAATCTCTCATGGAGCGGGCGGTTTGAAAAATAATGGGTGCAAAAGCAATGCGCTGGGCGTTATACTGTGCTTCTAAAGCGGAGCAGGTGTCATTCTCTTCAAAAAAACGATTCATTTTTTGCCTTTATTTAGCTATCTTTTTATAATATACCATCTTATGTTGAAACTAACGTGAAGGATAATACGATTTTAACAAATCTTTATACGCCCATAACACTGGAGCCCAACCATATAAGCGTTGCCTTAAGTGATGCACATCATCCCATTTTTCAAGCACATTTTCCAAACAACCCTTTACTCCCTGGATTTGTTTTGCTCGATATGAGTGCCAAGCTTTTACATGTAAAGATTAAACGTATTCAAAAAGCGAAGTTTCTTAAACCCATTTTGCCTGAAAGCCTACTGCATTTTCACAGTGAAGCCAAAGAGAAGCGGTTAAAAATTGTTGTCAAAGTGATGGAAGAAAAAGTTGCGGAGTTGATCTATGAAACAGCCTAATGTCATTGTCGTGGTGCCAACGTACAATAACCCTCTGACCATTCAAAAGGTCGCAGAAGATGTCCTCACGCATGGGTACAAACTCATTATTGTCGATGATGGCTCAAGCACACCTGTGGCTTCACGAATCAAACCGCATGAAAACCTCACCCTTTTACGCCATGAAACCAATCAAGGCAAAGGGGCTGCCATTATTACAGGGGCTAAAGAGGCGCAACAACAAGGGTTTGAGTATTTTATTAGCCTTGATGGCGATGGACAGCACCTAGCAAGTGAAATTGCCAAAATCGTAGACGCCTGCGATGGTGAGCATCAAATTATCATCGGAGCACGCAATTTTGAGATTAACCATGTGCCCAATGGTTCAAAATTTGGCAGATGGTTTAGCAATTTTTGGGCATGTTGGGATACCGAACAGCACATCACCGATTCACTCTCAGGCTTTCGTCTCTACCCCACGTCTATTTTAGATTTGGTGATTGAGACCAAACGTTTTGATTGGGAGATGGAAGTGTTAGTCAAACACGCATGGAAAAAACGGCTCATTAAAGAGGTGGTGGTGGAGTGTTACTACCCTAAGCCTGAAGAGCGTGTGAGTCACTTTAAAAAGTTTTGGGATACCGCCGCCATTGTCATGGTACATGTCAAACTCTTACCTCGCAAATTTTACTTGAAAAAAAGGTACCGATGAGTACAAAACAAAGAGGGAGTGGCTGGAGTATTAAACTCGTATTTAACTTCTATAAAACTTTTGGTTACACCTTTATTTATTATCTGATGTACCCTGTCACTTTCTTTTATTTTTTGGTCGCACACAATGTCAAAGAAGCGCTCAAAGAGTATTACGCACACATTGAAGAACCTTTTACACTTTGGGTCTATTATGAACATCTGCGTCATTTTGCCATTACCATGTGTGATCGCTTTATCTCCAAAGTCGAGCCACAAAGCTACACGTTTATTATGGAAAATCCAGAGCTTCTCTTAAGCAATGTCCAGCAAGGCTCCATTTTGCTTTTATCGCATTTTGGCGGTTGGGCAGCGGCTGGGAACTGTTTGAGTGGCTTTAAGATGAATGTCATTATGCAAGAAGCGCTTTTAGAAGAGATTAAAGCGATTGAAGAATCACTAGAGATGAAAAACACTCATTTGCACATCATAGACCTCTCCAAAGGAGCGTCCAGCGTTTCACTTGAAATCGCCTCTGCCCTGCTTAGAAATGAGAGTGTTGCCATGATGGCAGACCGTGCGACAGAGCCTAAACATGCCAAAGAGATTCTCTTTTTTGGCAAGCCTGCCCTTTTCAATCAAAACCCTTTTGCCATTGCCTACAAAACACAAAAACCTTTAATTGCCCTTGTCGTCATTTATGAAAAAGCCCGCACGTATCGTATTGAATGTATGAATTTAACCATGAATAAAGACCATCATCAAGCCGAAGAAATTGAAACCTCTATGCAACGCTACGCTGATTTCTTAGCGAATATCGTGAAACGCTACCCGAAGCAGTGGTTTAATTTTTATCATTTTTGGAAAGAGAAAAAAGCATGAAACTTATCGTAGAAAACCGTTACATCACCCTAAAAGAAATACAATGCGCAACGCAAATAGACGTCTGCGCACACCCAAAATTTGAAAGAGAATTTACCAAAGGGCACACCTTTTTAATGAATCAAATTAAAGAGGGAAAGCCTATTTACGGCGTGACCACAGGGTATGGTGCGAGTGGTAAAAACTACCTTACATACGAGCAAAGTTCCATTTTGCAACAAAATCTCTACCGTTTTCACGGCTGTGGGGTGGGCGCATTTTTAACACTTAAAACCTCTCGATATGCGCTTATCTGCCGTCTTATCTCCCTTGCAAAAGGCAAATCAGGTATCTCGTATGAGCTTCTTAAACGTATGGAAATGCTGCTTGAAAAAGAGATAATCCCGATCATTCCCTCTTTAGGTTCAGTAGGGGCTAGTGGAGATTTAACACCCCTTTCCTACATTGCCGCAGTTATTGCAGGCGAGAGAGAGGTGTGGTTTGAGGGGAAAATTCAAAGCACCAAAGAGGTGTATGAAAAACTAGGCATTACCCCTTATATTTTTAAGCCTAAAGAAGCCCTTGCGATTATGAATGGCACGACCATTATGAGTGCGATTGCTCTTAGTGCACTGGAGCGTTTTGAAGTGGTACTTTCTAGCATGGAGTCTTTTGTAGCAGGCATGTTTGAGGTACTTTTGGGCGATACCACGCCACTGGACAGCTTTGTGCATGAAGCCAAACCTTTTAGTGGACAAATCCAGAGTGCTTCTCACATTCGCTCTAAAATTGAAGGCTCAAAGCTTACCCATGGAAGAGATGACAGGTACGATAAGTTTTTTGAGGACAATGAGCTGAACATTCAAGATACCTACTCCATGCGTTGTGCGCCTCAAGTTTTAGGGGTCATTCGTGATAATTTAGAAATTTCTAAAAAGTGGGTAGAGGAGGAGATTAACTCAGTCAATGACAACCCGCTCATTGATGGCGTGAATGAAAAAATCTACACCTCAGGCAATTTTTACGGTGGTTACGTCGCCCATGCGATGGACACACTGAAAATTTGTGCCGCTAACCTTGCTGATTTACTCGATAAAGAGTTTGCCCTTTTGGTGGATCATAAGTTTAATCGTGGCATTGGCGAAAACCTTAAACTCTCAAAAGAGCCCTATTTTCACGGCTTTAAAGCGATGCAAATTACGCTCAGTTCTTTGAGTGCTGATGTCATTAAAAACACCACCGCAGCCTCCATTCACTCACGCCCTACCGAATCGCTCAATCAAGATAAAGTGAGCATGGGCACAACGGCAGCACTGGATTTTAAAAAGATGATGGAGCCTTTGGAGTTAATGCTGAGCATTGCTTTCATTGGCTTAGCGCAAGCGGTGGATATTCGAGGCAAAGAGAGTGTTTCACCCTTCTTGCTTAAAAACTACACCGCCCTTCGCAAAAAAATACCCGCACTTATGGAAGATAGACGTATGGATGTGGATATTGCTCAGGTTCAAAAAAAGCTTCACCGAGGCATTTTCGCATGAAAAAAGTTTTAATCACAGGTGCTACAGGAAGCCTTGGCGAAGCCATGGTGCGCTACTTTGCTAACGAGGGCTATTTTGTCTACATTCACTACAACACCCAAAAAGAGAAGGCTCAAAGCCTGTTAGAGAGCATTGAGCAGGGCGAAATCATCCAATGCGATTTAACCAATCAAGAAGCCGTCAAAAGGGCTTTTGAATCGTTACATGTAAACGTCTTAGTCAATAATGCAGGCATCACCCGTGATAAACTCTTCTTTTTTATGGAGGAGAGCGAGTGGAGCGATGTGATAAACGCCAATCTGAACAGCCTTTTTTATGTCACCAAAGCGATTTTACCGCAGATGATGAAAGCCAAAGAGGGCTCCATTGTCAATGTCTCTTCTGTCTCAGGACTGGTGGGCAATGGCGGACAGGTGAACTACTCTGCGAGCAAAGGGGGCATTAACGCCTTTACTAAAGCTTTGTGCATCGAAGTTGGACGCTATAACATTCGTGTCAATGCGGTAGCCCCAGGGGTGATTGAATCAGAGATGAT carries:
- a CDS encoding winged helix-turn-helix domain-containing protein encodes the protein MKIILLEPDGELADKIDTYLNSLRLKMSVKKLKSEADFLNEKCLGNYALFILNLKDPLSPNTLKFIRDTGGIAPVLLVLEPNPHPSLFKPLYYLGYDSIIVKDFLPEEIAFSIYKLCDIWNDNNFFITKEVYFDFQNTKFVYHEHDILLGKKEALLLKHLFLKCPHSVSFNEISSYVYHDEVVSEERMRSLVRQLRGKIPFNLIETIKGEGYKIVTHPIA
- a CDS encoding thioredoxin domain-containing protein, whose amino-acid sequence is MKKQILWFVALLSSTLFAATDAQIVEHFKSTIQVPNITIEVISRKKVENIEGMDFVTLNLSDGTRSQKLSIFTKDDLIFPDVISIKQGGSIKEMMEMAELQKNLSTLYKKEDKKNIVSLGNDPKKETLVVFTDPECPYCRQELMQIEQRLTTNNIKLIFTPVHARSSLEKSVLIYSETNKAKSDAEKIAILKKYFDETVSYEQKINDQEIGRIEALKQKYFGAGIKGVPFMVREKELLK
- a CDS encoding PAS domain-containing protein, giving the protein MVYAPLVALIVILLFLLIVLAFRLQKLQNNAPHERGERSTEEEIFFAIALPIAFKKEQQWHYNKAFKIAFGELLKPTFETLDTLPRNGTTLLDLMYDNAIQKATLIHSSNFFNRYNTEIFICALHDVHALHTRKTLLLKQKEQCELALESCDEALWDWDTKSDTLFYSTKWKKIMGYEPHEEIDTLNAWLNLVDTKDMARVNEALRAHLDGKSTFFCIEHRVRNSEPLRWVMVRGKAIVGAHNEAIRMIGTLRDVTHQKAEELKEKKTSLRFSGFIENLPFLGFIKNSQGEYLYLNPAFQKFIGFKAWKNKTDPFLFNEATAEALEEIERLCRYEGLCSHTISLTNEHNHPTPFTLHCFMQDESEERLFCGIYIKHAS
- a CDS encoding response regulator transcription factor, with the protein product MQPNLLMIEDDTELAEILSNFLKRYNIYVTNYEDPYLGISALNLKKYDLLILDLSLPGMDGLEICKEIRSKSDIPIIISSARSDLEDKIVGLELGADDYLPKPYEPKELYARIMSVLRRYKKSNNPHEETPMALQLKEESHTIFFQGTPLTLTPAEFDVLAHLIKKNNCVVSRAELLGSALSLNEENESRSLDVLISRIRTKLGESSKEPKLIHSIRGIGYRLQA
- a CDS encoding ArsS family sensor histidine kinase, which encodes MKWYHSIITRISLIFALALLGIGAIFFSLFMHERESTLRQMNDYAHIALRSAMDPHTRQLDQSKLEELGFSIINDKALIEKLLTLPKPPRPLPMRHMEEKMRFRIDVIPYGIHMFAMLHKKDMHPLVVQLPYQKELFPRLLFPLLTFAFVIFLYIGILRSIMPLKTLREQIKHFANGNYDVTCKSHKKDEIATLANEFDLAVNKIKSLRDSRQLFLRNIMHELKTPITKGKLASEMIEDATYAKILQNVFKRQEALLEEFSRIEKLSADELKLEIKEYHIEDVVDFALDILEDKKEHITCKLSPIEISVDFELFGVALKNLLDNGINYASDGKVYLENDQNTITISNRAPKLEFALERYAEPYFLEGKKQKSSRGLGFGLFITWHVIRLHGMKLAYTHKEGMNHFTISLKSV
- a CDS encoding class I SAM-dependent methyltransferase yields the protein MNRFFEENDTCSALEAQYNAQRIAFAPIIFQTARSMRDLGVLKALYEHKEGMSVDALAKETGLSRYGLITLLETALSADIVKQEDERYFITKTGYFLLNDPMTIANMNYNHHVNYQGLFWLDKAILSGKPEGLKVFGSWESIYPALSSLPEDAQQSWFRFDHFYSDSAFPEAVQKLLALKPKRILDVGGNTGKFSMLLAKSNQALHVSIMDLPEQLALAKVNIQKEGLEKHISLLPANVLSSEHHFPKGFDIIWMSQFLDCFSEEMIVMILSKAKEAMDENTRLCIMEPFWDRQRFETSAYCIINTSPYFTAMANGYSKMYHSKDFIALIERAGLTIEAIDDHLGVCQSLLYIRHLA
- a CDS encoding 3-hydroxyacyl-ACP dehydratase — translated: MKDNTILTNLYTPITLEPNHISVALSDAHHPIFQAHFPNNPLLPGFVLLDMSAKLLHVKIKRIQKAKFLKPILPESLLHFHSEAKEKRLKIVVKVMEEKVAELIYETA
- a CDS encoding glycosyltransferase family 2 protein, which produces MKQPNVIVVVPTYNNPLTIQKVAEDVLTHGYKLIIVDDGSSTPVASRIKPHENLTLLRHETNQGKGAAIITGAKEAQQQGFEYFISLDGDGQHLASEIAKIVDACDGEHQIIIGARNFEINHVPNGSKFGRWFSNFWACWDTEQHITDSLSGFRLYPTSILDLVIETKRFDWEMEVLVKHAWKKRLIKEVVVECYYPKPEERVSHFKKFWDTAAIVMVHVKLLPRKFYLKKRYR
- a CDS encoding lysophospholipid acyltransferase family protein → MSTKQRGSGWSIKLVFNFYKTFGYTFIYYLMYPVTFFYFLVAHNVKEALKEYYAHIEEPFTLWVYYEHLRHFAITMCDRFISKVEPQSYTFIMENPELLLSNVQQGSILLLSHFGGWAAAGNCLSGFKMNVIMQEALLEEIKAIEESLEMKNTHLHIIDLSKGASSVSLEIASALLRNESVAMMADRATEPKHAKEILFFGKPALFNQNPFAIAYKTQKPLIALVVIYEKARTYRIECMNLTMNKDHHQAEEIETSMQRYADFLANIVKRYPKQWFNFYHFWKEKKA
- a CDS encoding HAL/PAL/TAL family ammonia-lyase, producing MKLIVENRYITLKEIQCATQIDVCAHPKFEREFTKGHTFLMNQIKEGKPIYGVTTGYGASGKNYLTYEQSSILQQNLYRFHGCGVGAFLTLKTSRYALICRLISLAKGKSGISYELLKRMEMLLEKEIIPIIPSLGSVGASGDLTPLSYIAAVIAGEREVWFEGKIQSTKEVYEKLGITPYIFKPKEALAIMNGTTIMSAIALSALERFEVVLSSMESFVAGMFEVLLGDTTPLDSFVHEAKPFSGQIQSASHIRSKIEGSKLTHGRDDRYDKFFEDNELNIQDTYSMRCAPQVLGVIRDNLEISKKWVEEEINSVNDNPLIDGVNEKIYTSGNFYGGYVAHAMDTLKICAANLADLLDKEFALLVDHKFNRGIGENLKLSKEPYFHGFKAMQITLSSLSADVIKNTTAASIHSRPTESLNQDKVSMGTTAALDFKKMMEPLELMLSIAFIGLAQAVDIRGKESVSPFLLKNYTALRKKIPALMEDRRMDVDIAQVQKKLHRGIFA
- a CDS encoding SDR family oxidoreductase, with translation MKKVLITGATGSLGEAMVRYFANEGYFVYIHYNTQKEKAQSLLESIEQGEIIQCDLTNQEAVKRAFESLHVNVLVNNAGITRDKLFFFMEESEWSDVINANLNSLFYVTKAILPQMMKAKEGSIVNVSSVSGLVGNGGQVNYSASKGGINAFTKALCIEVGRYNIRVNAVAPGVIESEMIEHVDKSITQIIPCKRLGRPEEVAEVVFFLGDKATYVNGEVINISGGMVR